The Cinclus cinclus chromosome 3, bCinCin1.1, whole genome shotgun sequence genome has a window encoding:
- the ASXL2 gene encoding putative Polycomb group protein ASXL2 isoform X6, with product MGWETAPSCSVLWALKSAARVSWCVWDAPGWEGKQADGHSSSPPNSTSSSSPSVKLENSLPGLGKKPFPRSDRLHARQLKRARCADIDVETPDSILVNTNLRALINKHTFSVLPPECQQRLLLLLPDVDRQVGADGLMKLSSSALNNEFFTSAAQGWKERLSEGEFTPEMQLRIRQELEKEKKVELWKEHFFESYYGESSGLSPEESERLTAQPEAEPARPRSPPAPPREQGTAPSEPRPQPAPGPAASRRAAEEAREDQQPKAAKATEASPERRAARAGDRERARGESLPQKPLSATSQKPEEQRKAGPGKETPGAPSKPKSPEAAEGAAKAPSPAAATDTAEKKLPGSEAMEVGVEALKRKVESREEAPGTPEKKPRVAEPCQQQQQQQQQQQQAFRKQPFPGAGPAVPRVPPLKIPVSRISPMPFPASQVSPRAGFPLSLSSPGRTGARTLADIKARAQQAKAQRAAAAAAAASAGGAVPGPGPGGGRPPGRGTDPGGAPHAPAGANALELAGTGSGGGSRRFLPHGPGPRSQVESQAEPGAARRPAGAQLQPGPPAAAPALGNGTGAAPSPPRATAVPGSPGASSGERAGTAPPAPARAAPAAGSGHGCGTVTLGAPPASGGTGCDLSKSKSPSPPGSSLPPAGPGAQAGAVAVPVPASSGSSVAPGLKSPPGGGLPRASSSIPANNPLVTQLLQGKSVPLEQILPKALTKAEMKTVPVAQEEKGAAGNGAEAGDRAASLPPPHLGKIFCQNRPVPHIPRTFPLPSGKESGAEQQQQCHEALSKSTQEQILQTLIKRVQRQNLLPVLQPSQLNLPHSGFPVENSSTSQRFMLGFTGRRTSKPAMSGHYLLNISTYGRGSESLRRGFSLNPEPRLGLSGPADGAGAELTGEREETGGQGSGSEEDTDEESSGDEREHVGLKEEPRAGRGSGQGEKEQGSRAAGPAEPGSPGTKAGKAEAAAVPKEKAPALDGSTLARDLLQAAREQMAHAVRGKGQGGAELLGSPSPSPDSARPPLLPAPLPPKLPGSAGAQLLGPSYSGTINVSTSPDVGQGSLVTECGQLGSSSVGNVMSFSVTVATIPAGQAVNSGGHGQSLPVPAFAEDGGMEDPPSKCYCRLKAMIMCKGCGAFCHDDCIGPSKLCVSCLVVR from the exons ATGGGATGGGAAACTGCCCCTTCCTGCAGCGTCCTTTGGGCTCTGAAATCAGCAGCTCGTGTCTCATGGTGTGTTTGGGATGCACCAG GTTGGGAAGGGAAGCAGGCAGATGGACATTCCAGCAGCCCCCCAAACTCCACATCCAGCTCCTCACCCTCGGTGAAGCTTGAGAActccctgccagggctgggcaagAAGCCATTCCCGAGATCTGACAGGCTCCATGCAC GGCAGCTGAAGAGAGCGCGCTGCGCCGACATCGACGTGGAGACGCCGGACTCGATCCTGGTGAACACCAACCTGAGGGCGCTGATCAACAAACACACCTTCAGCGTGCTGCCCCCCGAGTGCCAGCAgcgcctgctgctgctgctgcccgaCGTCGACAGGCAG GTTGGGGCTGATGGGCTGATGAAGCTCAGCAGCTCCGCTCTCAACAATGAGTTCTTCACCTCGGctgcacagggctggaaggagaggCTGTCAGAAG GAGAGTTCACCCCAGAAATGCAGCTCCGGATCcggcaggagctggagaaggagaagaaggtgGAGCTGTGGAAGGAGCACTTCTTTGAGAGCTACTATGGAGAGAG ctctgggctgagccccGAGGAGTCGGAGCGACTGACGGCACAGCCCGAGGCagagcccgcccggccccgcagccccccggccccgccccgggaGCAGGGCACGGCCCCATCGGAGCCCAGGCCACAGCCAgccccggggccagcagccagcaggagagcagcagaggaggccAGAGAGGACCAGCAGCCCAAGGCGGCCAAGGCCACCGAGGCGTCCCCGGAGCGGCGCGCGGCGAGAGCCGGCGACCGAGAGAGAGCCCGCGGGGAAAGCCTGCCCCAAAAACccctcagtgccaccagccagaagccagaggagcagaggaaggctggaCCAGGGAAGGAGACTCCGGGTGCCCCCAGCAAACCAAAGAGCCCCGAGGCAGCTGAAGGAGCAGCGAAGGCGCCGAGCCCCGCGGCAGCCACGGACACGGCGGAGAAGAAACTCCCCGGGAGCGAGGCCATGGAGGTGGGTGTGGAGGCCCTCAAGAGGAAGgtggagagcagggaggaagCTCCAGGCACCCCTGAGAAGAAGCCCCGagtggctgagccctgccagcagcagcagcagcagcagcagcagcagcagcaggcctTTCGGAAGCAGCCCTTTCCCGGCGCGGGGCCGGCGGTGCCGCGGGTGCCCCCGCTCAAG ATTCCCGTGTCCAGAATCTCCCCGATGCCATTTCCTGCGAGCCAGGTCTCTCCCAGGGCAGGCTTCCCCCTGTCCCTCAGCAGTCCTGGCAGGACAGGGGCCAGGACCTTGGCCGACATCAAGGCCAGAGCGCAGCAGGCCAAGGCTCAGAGGGcagcggccgccgccgccgccgcctcggcCGGGGGAGCAGTGCCGGGACCCGGCCCGGGCGGGGGGAGACCCCCGGGCAGGGGGACAGATCCCGGAGGAGCCCCCCACGCCCCAGCCGGAGCCAACGCGCTGGAACTGGCAGGAACTGGAAGCGGGGGAGGTTCGAGAAGGTTCCTTCCCCACGGCCCGGGGCCCCGTTCCCAGGTGGAGAGCCAGGCGGAGCCGGGAGCTGCTCGCCGTCCTGCTGGAGCACAACTACAGCCAGGGCCCCCCGCGGCGGCCCCGGCGCTAGGGAACGGCACGGGGGCTGCGCCGAGCCCCCCGCGGGCCACGGCCGTCCCGGGGTCCCCGGGTGCCAGCAGTGGGGAGCGGGCAGGGACGGCCCCTCCTGCCCCGGCCCGGGCGGCTCCAGCGGCCGGGAGCGGGCACGGCTGCGGCACCGTGACCCTGGGAGCGCCCCCAGCCTCAGGAGGGACCGGCTGTGACCTTTCCAAAAGCAAATCTCCCTCTCCTCCGGGCTCCTCCCTGCCACCCGCAGGCCCCggagcccaggctggagctgtggctgtgcctgtCCCAGCCTCCAGCGGCTCCTCAGTAGCGCCCGGCCTTAAATCTCCTCCCGGGGGAGGCCTGCCCAGAGCGAGCTCCAGCATTCCTGCCAACAACCCTTTGGTCACCCAGCTGCTCCAAGGCAAGAGCGTCCCTCTGGAGCAGATCCTGCCCAAGGCGCTCaccaaagcagaaatgaaaactgtCCCCGTGGCTCAGGAGGAGAAGGGGGCAGCGGGGAACGGCGCCGAGGCGGGGGACAGAGCAGCGAGTCTGCCCCCGCCGCATCTCGGGAAGATCTTCTGCCAGAACAGGCCTGTGCCTCACATTCCAAGGACCTTCCCGCTGCCCTCGGGAAAGGAGTCcggtgctgagcagcagcagcagtgccacgAGGCGCTGAGCAAATCCACCCAGGAGCAGATCCTGCAGACACTCATCAAGAGGGTGCAGAGGCAGAATCTGCTGCCCGTCCTTCAGCCCTCGCAGCTGAACCTCCCACACTCAGGTTTCCCGGTGGAAAACAGCTCCACCAGCCAGAGATTCATGCTGGGCTTCACGGGCAGGAGGACATCCAAGCCTGCCATGTCCGGGCACTACCTGCTCAACATCTCCACCTACGGCCGCGGCTCGGAGAGTTTGAGGAGAGGCTTCTCCCTGAACCCCGAGCCGCGCCTGGGGCTGAGCGGCCCCGCTGACGGCGCCGGGGCAGAGCTGACGGGGGAGCGCGAGGAGACGGGCGGCCAGGGCAGCGGCAGCGAGGAGGACACGGATGAGGAGAGCTCCGGGGATGAGCGGGAGCACGTCGGCCTCAAAGAGGAGCCGCGGGCAGGCCGGGGCTCCGGGCAGGGCGAGAAGGAGCAGGGCTCACGTGCCGCCGGCCCCGCGGAGCCCGGCTCCCCGGGGACCAAGGCTGGGAAGGCCGAGGCGGCCGCGGTGCCCAAGGAGAAGGCGCCGGCGCTGGACGGCTCCACGCTGGCCCGGGACCTGCTGCAGGCGGCGCGGGAGCAGATGGCCCACGCCGTGAGGGGCAAGGGCCAGGGCGGCGCGGAGCTCTTGGGGTCCCCCAGCCCGTCCCCGGACTCGGCGCGGCCTCCCCTGCTCCCCGCCCCGCTGCCCCCGAAGCTGCCCGGCTCCGCCGGGGCGCAGCTGCTGGGGCCCAGCTACAGCGGCACCATCAACGTCTCCACCTCGCCCGACGTGGGCCAGGGCTCGCTCGTGACCGAGTGCGGccagctggggagcagctccgTGGGCAACGTCATGTCCTTCTCGGTGACCGTGGCCACCATTCCCGCCGGGCAGGCCGTGAACTCCGGCGGCCACGGGCAGAGCCTGCCTGTGCCGGCGTTCGCGGAGGACGGCGGCATGGAGGATCCCCCTTCCAAATGCTACTGCAGGTTGAAAGCCATGATCATGTGCAAGGGCTGCGGTGCCTTCTGCCATGACGACTGCATCGGCCCCTCTAAGCTCTGCGTCTCCTGCCTCGTGGTGCGGTAA
- the ASXL2 gene encoding putative Polycomb group protein ASXL2 isoform X4, translating into MLHTNSRGEEGIFYKVPGRMGVYTLKKDIPDGLKELSEGSEESSDGHSDSQSSEHSSSSSDGCATKDGKRSRWKRKVSSRLAPTASPQSGCPSPSIPGKGLSCSQKHSKKALKQALKQQQQKQQQQQQCRAGMAPGMGPAMALPSSQHVLLKAKASTAGKSGWEGKQADGHSSSPPNSTSSSSPSVKLENSLPGLGKKPFPRSDRLHARQLKRARCADIDVETPDSILVNTNLRALINKHTFSVLPPECQQRLLLLLPDVDRQVGADGLMKLSSSALNNEFFTSAAQGWKERLSEGEFTPEMQLRIRQELEKEKKVELWKEHFFESYYGESSGLSPEESERLTAQPEAEPARPRSPPAPPREQGTAPSEPRPQPAPGPAASRRAAEEAREDQQPKAAKATEASPERRAARAGDRERARGESLPQKPLSATSQKPEEQRKAGPGKETPGAPSKPKSPEAAEGAAKAPSPAAATDTAEKKLPGSEAMEVGVEALKRKVESREEAPGTPEKKPRVAEPCQQQQQQQQQQQQAFRKQPFPGAGPAVPRVPPLKIPVSRISPMPFPASQVSPRAGFPLSLSSPGRTGARTLADIKARAQQAKAQRAAAAAAAASAGGAVPGPGPGGGRPPGRGTDPGGAPHAPAGANALELAGTGSGGGSRRFLPHGPGPRSQVESQAEPGAARRPAGAQLQPGPPAAAPALGNGTGAAPSPPRATAVPGSPGASSGERAGTAPPAPARAAPAAGSGHGCGTVTLGAPPASGGTGCDLSKSKSPSPPGSSLPPAGPGAQAGAVAVPVPASSGSSVAPGLKSPPGGGLPRASSSIPANNPLVTQLLQGKSVPLEQILPKALTKAEMKTVPVAQEEKGAAGNGAEAGDRAASLPPPHLGKIFCQNRPVPHIPRTFPLPSGKESGAEQQQQCHEALSKSTQEQILQTLIKRVQRQNLLPVLQPSQLNLPHSGFPVENSSTSQRFMLGFTGRRTSKPAMSGHYLLNISTYGRGSESLRRGFSLNPEPRLGLSGPADGAGAELTGEREETGGQGSGSEEDTDEESSGDEREHVGLKEEPRAGRGSGQGEKEQGSRAAGPAEPGSPGTKAGKAEAAAVPKEKAPALDGSTLARDLLQAAREQMAHAVRGKGQGGAELLGSPSPSPDSARPPLLPAPLPPKLPGSAGAQLLGPSYSGTINVSTSPDVGQGSLVTECGQLGSSSVGNVMSFSVTVATIPAGQAVNSGGHGQSLPVPAFAEDGGMEDPPSKCYCRLKAMIMCKGCGAFCHDDCIGPSKLCVSCLVVR; encoded by the exons TGTCGTCCCGCCTGGCCCCCACGGCCTCCCCCCAGTCTGGCTGCCCCTCCCCGTCCATCCCAGGCAAGGGCCTCTCGTGCTCCCAGAAGCACAGCAAGAAGGCTCTCAAGCAG gccctgaagcagcagcagcagaagcagcagcagcagcagcagtgccgGGCAGGAATGGCCCCTGGAATGGGGCCAGCAATGGCTCTGCCCTCCAGCCAGCACGTCCTGCTCAAAGCCAAGGCCAGCACAGCTGGCAAGTCAG GTTGGGAAGGGAAGCAGGCAGATGGACATTCCAGCAGCCCCCCAAACTCCACATCCAGCTCCTCACCCTCGGTGAAGCTTGAGAActccctgccagggctgggcaagAAGCCATTCCCGAGATCTGACAGGCTCCATGCAC GGCAGCTGAAGAGAGCGCGCTGCGCCGACATCGACGTGGAGACGCCGGACTCGATCCTGGTGAACACCAACCTGAGGGCGCTGATCAACAAACACACCTTCAGCGTGCTGCCCCCCGAGTGCCAGCAgcgcctgctgctgctgctgcccgaCGTCGACAGGCAG GTTGGGGCTGATGGGCTGATGAAGCTCAGCAGCTCCGCTCTCAACAATGAGTTCTTCACCTCGGctgcacagggctggaaggagaggCTGTCAGAAG GAGAGTTCACCCCAGAAATGCAGCTCCGGATCcggcaggagctggagaaggagaagaaggtgGAGCTGTGGAAGGAGCACTTCTTTGAGAGCTACTATGGAGAGAG ctctgggctgagccccGAGGAGTCGGAGCGACTGACGGCACAGCCCGAGGCagagcccgcccggccccgcagccccccggccccgccccgggaGCAGGGCACGGCCCCATCGGAGCCCAGGCCACAGCCAgccccggggccagcagccagcaggagagcagcagaggaggccAGAGAGGACCAGCAGCCCAAGGCGGCCAAGGCCACCGAGGCGTCCCCGGAGCGGCGCGCGGCGAGAGCCGGCGACCGAGAGAGAGCCCGCGGGGAAAGCCTGCCCCAAAAACccctcagtgccaccagccagaagccagaggagcagaggaaggctggaCCAGGGAAGGAGACTCCGGGTGCCCCCAGCAAACCAAAGAGCCCCGAGGCAGCTGAAGGAGCAGCGAAGGCGCCGAGCCCCGCGGCAGCCACGGACACGGCGGAGAAGAAACTCCCCGGGAGCGAGGCCATGGAGGTGGGTGTGGAGGCCCTCAAGAGGAAGgtggagagcagggaggaagCTCCAGGCACCCCTGAGAAGAAGCCCCGagtggctgagccctgccagcagcagcagcagcagcagcagcagcagcagcaggcctTTCGGAAGCAGCCCTTTCCCGGCGCGGGGCCGGCGGTGCCGCGGGTGCCCCCGCTCAAG ATTCCCGTGTCCAGAATCTCCCCGATGCCATTTCCTGCGAGCCAGGTCTCTCCCAGGGCAGGCTTCCCCCTGTCCCTCAGCAGTCCTGGCAGGACAGGGGCCAGGACCTTGGCCGACATCAAGGCCAGAGCGCAGCAGGCCAAGGCTCAGAGGGcagcggccgccgccgccgccgcctcggcCGGGGGAGCAGTGCCGGGACCCGGCCCGGGCGGGGGGAGACCCCCGGGCAGGGGGACAGATCCCGGAGGAGCCCCCCACGCCCCAGCCGGAGCCAACGCGCTGGAACTGGCAGGAACTGGAAGCGGGGGAGGTTCGAGAAGGTTCCTTCCCCACGGCCCGGGGCCCCGTTCCCAGGTGGAGAGCCAGGCGGAGCCGGGAGCTGCTCGCCGTCCTGCTGGAGCACAACTACAGCCAGGGCCCCCCGCGGCGGCCCCGGCGCTAGGGAACGGCACGGGGGCTGCGCCGAGCCCCCCGCGGGCCACGGCCGTCCCGGGGTCCCCGGGTGCCAGCAGTGGGGAGCGGGCAGGGACGGCCCCTCCTGCCCCGGCCCGGGCGGCTCCAGCGGCCGGGAGCGGGCACGGCTGCGGCACCGTGACCCTGGGAGCGCCCCCAGCCTCAGGAGGGACCGGCTGTGACCTTTCCAAAAGCAAATCTCCCTCTCCTCCGGGCTCCTCCCTGCCACCCGCAGGCCCCggagcccaggctggagctgtggctgtgcctgtCCCAGCCTCCAGCGGCTCCTCAGTAGCGCCCGGCCTTAAATCTCCTCCCGGGGGAGGCCTGCCCAGAGCGAGCTCCAGCATTCCTGCCAACAACCCTTTGGTCACCCAGCTGCTCCAAGGCAAGAGCGTCCCTCTGGAGCAGATCCTGCCCAAGGCGCTCaccaaagcagaaatgaaaactgtCCCCGTGGCTCAGGAGGAGAAGGGGGCAGCGGGGAACGGCGCCGAGGCGGGGGACAGAGCAGCGAGTCTGCCCCCGCCGCATCTCGGGAAGATCTTCTGCCAGAACAGGCCTGTGCCTCACATTCCAAGGACCTTCCCGCTGCCCTCGGGAAAGGAGTCcggtgctgagcagcagcagcagtgccacgAGGCGCTGAGCAAATCCACCCAGGAGCAGATCCTGCAGACACTCATCAAGAGGGTGCAGAGGCAGAATCTGCTGCCCGTCCTTCAGCCCTCGCAGCTGAACCTCCCACACTCAGGTTTCCCGGTGGAAAACAGCTCCACCAGCCAGAGATTCATGCTGGGCTTCACGGGCAGGAGGACATCCAAGCCTGCCATGTCCGGGCACTACCTGCTCAACATCTCCACCTACGGCCGCGGCTCGGAGAGTTTGAGGAGAGGCTTCTCCCTGAACCCCGAGCCGCGCCTGGGGCTGAGCGGCCCCGCTGACGGCGCCGGGGCAGAGCTGACGGGGGAGCGCGAGGAGACGGGCGGCCAGGGCAGCGGCAGCGAGGAGGACACGGATGAGGAGAGCTCCGGGGATGAGCGGGAGCACGTCGGCCTCAAAGAGGAGCCGCGGGCAGGCCGGGGCTCCGGGCAGGGCGAGAAGGAGCAGGGCTCACGTGCCGCCGGCCCCGCGGAGCCCGGCTCCCCGGGGACCAAGGCTGGGAAGGCCGAGGCGGCCGCGGTGCCCAAGGAGAAGGCGCCGGCGCTGGACGGCTCCACGCTGGCCCGGGACCTGCTGCAGGCGGCGCGGGAGCAGATGGCCCACGCCGTGAGGGGCAAGGGCCAGGGCGGCGCGGAGCTCTTGGGGTCCCCCAGCCCGTCCCCGGACTCGGCGCGGCCTCCCCTGCTCCCCGCCCCGCTGCCCCCGAAGCTGCCCGGCTCCGCCGGGGCGCAGCTGCTGGGGCCCAGCTACAGCGGCACCATCAACGTCTCCACCTCGCCCGACGTGGGCCAGGGCTCGCTCGTGACCGAGTGCGGccagctggggagcagctccgTGGGCAACGTCATGTCCTTCTCGGTGACCGTGGCCACCATTCCCGCCGGGCAGGCCGTGAACTCCGGCGGCCACGGGCAGAGCCTGCCTGTGCCGGCGTTCGCGGAGGACGGCGGCATGGAGGATCCCCCTTCCAAATGCTACTGCAGGTTGAAAGCCATGATCATGTGCAAGGGCTGCGGTGCCTTCTGCCATGACGACTGCATCGGCCCCTCTAAGCTCTGCGTCTCCTGCCTCGTGGTGCGGTAA
- the ASXL2 gene encoding putative Polycomb group protein ASXL2 isoform X5 translates to MAPGMGPAMALPSSQHVLLKAKASTAGKSGWEGKQADGHSSSPPNSTSSSSPSVKLENSLPGLGKKPFPRSDRLHARQLKRARCADIDVETPDSILVNTNLRALINKHTFSVLPPECQQRLLLLLPDVDRQVGADGLMKLSSSALNNEFFTSAAQGWKERLSEGEFTPEMQLRIRQELEKEKKVELWKEHFFESYYGESSGLSPEESERLTAQPEAEPARPRSPPAPPREQGTAPSEPRPQPAPGPAASRRAAEEAREDQQPKAAKATEASPERRAARAGDRERARGESLPQKPLSATSQKPEEQRKAGPGKETPGAPSKPKSPEAAEGAAKAPSPAAATDTAEKKLPGSEAMEVGVEALKRKVESREEAPGTPEKKPRVAEPCQQQQQQQQQQQQAFRKQPFPGAGPAVPRVPPLKIPVSRISPMPFPASQVSPRAGFPLSLSSPGRTGARTLADIKARAQQAKAQRAAAAAAAASAGGAVPGPGPGGGRPPGRGTDPGGAPHAPAGANALELAGTGSGGGSRRFLPHGPGPRSQVESQAEPGAARRPAGAQLQPGPPAAAPALGNGTGAAPSPPRATAVPGSPGASSGERAGTAPPAPARAAPAAGSGHGCGTVTLGAPPASGGTGCDLSKSKSPSPPGSSLPPAGPGAQAGAVAVPVPASSGSSVAPGLKSPPGGGLPRASSSIPANNPLVTQLLQGKSVPLEQILPKALTKAEMKTVPVAQEEKGAAGNGAEAGDRAASLPPPHLGKIFCQNRPVPHIPRTFPLPSGKESGAEQQQQCHEALSKSTQEQILQTLIKRVQRQNLLPVLQPSQLNLPHSGFPVENSSTSQRFMLGFTGRRTSKPAMSGHYLLNISTYGRGSESLRRGFSLNPEPRLGLSGPADGAGAELTGEREETGGQGSGSEEDTDEESSGDEREHVGLKEEPRAGRGSGQGEKEQGSRAAGPAEPGSPGTKAGKAEAAAVPKEKAPALDGSTLARDLLQAAREQMAHAVRGKGQGGAELLGSPSPSPDSARPPLLPAPLPPKLPGSAGAQLLGPSYSGTINVSTSPDVGQGSLVTECGQLGSSSVGNVMSFSVTVATIPAGQAVNSGGHGQSLPVPAFAEDGGMEDPPSKCYCRLKAMIMCKGCGAFCHDDCIGPSKLCVSCLVVR, encoded by the exons ATGGCCCCTGGAATGGGGCCAGCAATGGCTCTGCCCTCCAGCCAGCACGTCCTGCTCAAAGCCAAGGCCAGCACAGCTGGCAAGTCAG GTTGGGAAGGGAAGCAGGCAGATGGACATTCCAGCAGCCCCCCAAACTCCACATCCAGCTCCTCACCCTCGGTGAAGCTTGAGAActccctgccagggctgggcaagAAGCCATTCCCGAGATCTGACAGGCTCCATGCAC GGCAGCTGAAGAGAGCGCGCTGCGCCGACATCGACGTGGAGACGCCGGACTCGATCCTGGTGAACACCAACCTGAGGGCGCTGATCAACAAACACACCTTCAGCGTGCTGCCCCCCGAGTGCCAGCAgcgcctgctgctgctgctgcccgaCGTCGACAGGCAG GTTGGGGCTGATGGGCTGATGAAGCTCAGCAGCTCCGCTCTCAACAATGAGTTCTTCACCTCGGctgcacagggctggaaggagaggCTGTCAGAAG GAGAGTTCACCCCAGAAATGCAGCTCCGGATCcggcaggagctggagaaggagaagaaggtgGAGCTGTGGAAGGAGCACTTCTTTGAGAGCTACTATGGAGAGAG ctctgggctgagccccGAGGAGTCGGAGCGACTGACGGCACAGCCCGAGGCagagcccgcccggccccgcagccccccggccccgccccgggaGCAGGGCACGGCCCCATCGGAGCCCAGGCCACAGCCAgccccggggccagcagccagcaggagagcagcagaggaggccAGAGAGGACCAGCAGCCCAAGGCGGCCAAGGCCACCGAGGCGTCCCCGGAGCGGCGCGCGGCGAGAGCCGGCGACCGAGAGAGAGCCCGCGGGGAAAGCCTGCCCCAAAAACccctcagtgccaccagccagaagccagaggagcagaggaaggctggaCCAGGGAAGGAGACTCCGGGTGCCCCCAGCAAACCAAAGAGCCCCGAGGCAGCTGAAGGAGCAGCGAAGGCGCCGAGCCCCGCGGCAGCCACGGACACGGCGGAGAAGAAACTCCCCGGGAGCGAGGCCATGGAGGTGGGTGTGGAGGCCCTCAAGAGGAAGgtggagagcagggaggaagCTCCAGGCACCCCTGAGAAGAAGCCCCGagtggctgagccctgccagcagcagcagcagcagcagcagcagcagcagcaggcctTTCGGAAGCAGCCCTTTCCCGGCGCGGGGCCGGCGGTGCCGCGGGTGCCCCCGCTCAAG ATTCCCGTGTCCAGAATCTCCCCGATGCCATTTCCTGCGAGCCAGGTCTCTCCCAGGGCAGGCTTCCCCCTGTCCCTCAGCAGTCCTGGCAGGACAGGGGCCAGGACCTTGGCCGACATCAAGGCCAGAGCGCAGCAGGCCAAGGCTCAGAGGGcagcggccgccgccgccgccgcctcggcCGGGGGAGCAGTGCCGGGACCCGGCCCGGGCGGGGGGAGACCCCCGGGCAGGGGGACAGATCCCGGAGGAGCCCCCCACGCCCCAGCCGGAGCCAACGCGCTGGAACTGGCAGGAACTGGAAGCGGGGGAGGTTCGAGAAGGTTCCTTCCCCACGGCCCGGGGCCCCGTTCCCAGGTGGAGAGCCAGGCGGAGCCGGGAGCTGCTCGCCGTCCTGCTGGAGCACAACTACAGCCAGGGCCCCCCGCGGCGGCCCCGGCGCTAGGGAACGGCACGGGGGCTGCGCCGAGCCCCCCGCGGGCCACGGCCGTCCCGGGGTCCCCGGGTGCCAGCAGTGGGGAGCGGGCAGGGACGGCCCCTCCTGCCCCGGCCCGGGCGGCTCCAGCGGCCGGGAGCGGGCACGGCTGCGGCACCGTGACCCTGGGAGCGCCCCCAGCCTCAGGAGGGACCGGCTGTGACCTTTCCAAAAGCAAATCTCCCTCTCCTCCGGGCTCCTCCCTGCCACCCGCAGGCCCCggagcccaggctggagctgtggctgtgcctgtCCCAGCCTCCAGCGGCTCCTCAGTAGCGCCCGGCCTTAAATCTCCTCCCGGGGGAGGCCTGCCCAGAGCGAGCTCCAGCATTCCTGCCAACAACCCTTTGGTCACCCAGCTGCTCCAAGGCAAGAGCGTCCCTCTGGAGCAGATCCTGCCCAAGGCGCTCaccaaagcagaaatgaaaactgtCCCCGTGGCTCAGGAGGAGAAGGGGGCAGCGGGGAACGGCGCCGAGGCGGGGGACAGAGCAGCGAGTCTGCCCCCGCCGCATCTCGGGAAGATCTTCTGCCAGAACAGGCCTGTGCCTCACATTCCAAGGACCTTCCCGCTGCCCTCGGGAAAGGAGTCcggtgctgagcagcagcagcagtgccacgAGGCGCTGAGCAAATCCACCCAGGAGCAGATCCTGCAGACACTCATCAAGAGGGTGCAGAGGCAGAATCTGCTGCCCGTCCTTCAGCCCTCGCAGCTGAACCTCCCACACTCAGGTTTCCCGGTGGAAAACAGCTCCACCAGCCAGAGATTCATGCTGGGCTTCACGGGCAGGAGGACATCCAAGCCTGCCATGTCCGGGCACTACCTGCTCAACATCTCCACCTACGGCCGCGGCTCGGAGAGTTTGAGGAGAGGCTTCTCCCTGAACCCCGAGCCGCGCCTGGGGCTGAGCGGCCCCGCTGACGGCGCCGGGGCAGAGCTGACGGGGGAGCGCGAGGAGACGGGCGGCCAGGGCAGCGGCAGCGAGGAGGACACGGATGAGGAGAGCTCCGGGGATGAGCGGGAGCACGTCGGCCTCAAAGAGGAGCCGCGGGCAGGCCGGGGCTCCGGGCAGGGCGAGAAGGAGCAGGGCTCACGTGCCGCCGGCCCCGCGGAGCCCGGCTCCCCGGGGACCAAGGCTGGGAAGGCCGAGGCGGCCGCGGTGCCCAAGGAGAAGGCGCCGGCGCTGGACGGCTCCACGCTGGCCCGGGACCTGCTGCAGGCGGCGCGGGAGCAGATGGCCCACGCCGTGAGGGGCAAGGGCCAGGGCGGCGCGGAGCTCTTGGGGTCCCCCAGCCCGTCCCCGGACTCGGCGCGGCCTCCCCTGCTCCCCGCCCCGCTGCCCCCGAAGCTGCCCGGCTCCGCCGGGGCGCAGCTGCTGGGGCCCAGCTACAGCGGCACCATCAACGTCTCCACCTCGCCCGACGTGGGCCAGGGCTCGCTCGTGACCGAGTGCGGccagctggggagcagctccgTGGGCAACGTCATGTCCTTCTCGGTGACCGTGGCCACCATTCCCGCCGGGCAGGCCGTGAACTCCGGCGGCCACGGGCAGAGCCTGCCTGTGCCGGCGTTCGCGGAGGACGGCGGCATGGAGGATCCCCCTTCCAAATGCTACTGCAGGTTGAAAGCCATGATCATGTGCAAGGGCTGCGGTGCCTTCTGCCATGACGACTGCATCGGCCCCTCTAAGCTCTGCGTCTCCTGCCTCGTGGTGCGGTAA